From one Reyranella humidisoli genomic stretch:
- a CDS encoding homoserine dehydrogenase — MNSPLRIGIAGLGTVGAGVVKLLAEHGRLLSVRGGRPLKIVAVSARSKARKRDIDLSGMRWEKDPMALATAPDIDVVVELIGGSGGVARRLVQKALASGKHVVTANKALLALHGTELAALAEKKQRSLAFEAAVAGGIPIIKALREGLVGNRVKRLYGILNGTCNYILTTMRETGRDFDVVLAEAQAAGYAEADPTFDVDGIDAAHKLAVLTGAAFGARVDFAGVHVEGIRRVTSMDIEFAQELGYRIKLLGLARETRHGIEQRVHPCMVPLDTPIAHIEGVFNAVVVEGDFVGTTMFQGRGAGQGPTASAVVADLVDVARGRHMPAFVVPAEKLATKKASPMDRHVGAYYMRLMVQDRPGVIAAVSGALAKERISLESMLQRGRSESGEVPVVLTTHETEEAAMRRALARIAKLGAVAEEPCVIRIEAF, encoded by the coding sequence ATGAATTCTCCTCTCAGGATCGGCATCGCCGGGCTCGGAACCGTGGGCGCCGGCGTCGTGAAGCTGCTGGCCGAACACGGCCGGCTCCTCTCCGTGCGCGGTGGACGGCCGCTCAAGATCGTGGCCGTCAGCGCGCGCAGCAAGGCCAGGAAGCGCGATATCGACCTCTCCGGCATGCGCTGGGAGAAGGATCCGATGGCGCTGGCGACCGCGCCGGACATCGACGTGGTGGTCGAGCTGATCGGCGGTTCGGGTGGCGTCGCGCGGCGTCTCGTCCAGAAGGCGTTGGCCTCGGGCAAGCACGTCGTCACCGCCAACAAGGCGCTGCTGGCGCTGCATGGCACCGAGCTTGCCGCGCTGGCCGAGAAGAAGCAGCGCAGCCTCGCCTTCGAGGCGGCGGTGGCGGGCGGCATTCCGATCATCAAGGCGCTGCGCGAGGGTCTGGTCGGCAATCGCGTGAAGCGGCTCTACGGAATCCTCAACGGCACCTGCAATTACATCCTGACGACCATGCGCGAGACCGGTCGCGATTTCGACGTCGTGCTGGCCGAGGCACAGGCGGCGGGCTACGCCGAGGCCGACCCGACGTTCGACGTCGACGGCATCGACGCCGCCCACAAGCTCGCGGTGCTGACCGGCGCGGCCTTCGGCGCCAGGGTCGACTTCGCCGGCGTGCATGTCGAGGGTATCCGCCGCGTCACCTCGATGGACATCGAATTCGCGCAGGAGCTGGGCTACCGCATCAAGCTGCTGGGCCTCGCACGCGAGACGCGCCACGGCATCGAGCAGCGCGTGCATCCCTGCATGGTGCCGCTCGACACGCCGATCGCGCATATCGAGGGCGTGTTCAACGCCGTCGTCGTCGAGGGCGATTTCGTGGGTACGACGATGTTCCAGGGCCGCGGTGCGGGGCAGGGACCGACCGCCTCGGCCGTCGTCGCCGACCTGGTCGACGTGGCGCGCGGCCGGCACATGCCGGCCTTCGTCGTGCCCGCCGAGAAGCTCGCGACCAAGAAGGCTTCGCCGATGGACCGTCATGTCGGCGCCTACTACATGCGCCTGATGGTGCAGGACCGGCCGGGGGTGATCGCCGCGGTGTCGGGCGCGCTCGCCAAGGAACGCATCTCGCTCGAATCGATGCTGCAGCGCGGGCGCTCGGAGTCGGGCGAAGTGCCGGTGGTGCTGACGACACACGAGACAGAAGAGGCTGCGATGCGGCGCGCCCTGGCGCGCATCGCCAAGCTCGGCGCCGTCGCCGAAGAGCCGTGCGTGATCAGGATCGAGGCATTCTAG
- the glpX gene encoding class II fructose-bisphosphatase yields the protein MDRNLALEAVRVTEAAALAASKLMGRGDEKMADQAAVDAMRTSLNSLAIEGTVVIGEGERDEAPMLYIGEKVGMGGGPKIDIALDPLEGTTITAKGLPNSLAVMAMAEHGGFLNAPDVYMDKIAVGGGLPEGIVDLDKSVSENLKDLAKAKQVDVLDLVVCILDRPRHSELIAKVREAGARIMLIGDGDVSGVIATSTGDSGIDIYMGSGGAPEGVLAAAALRAIGGQIQGRLLFRNDDEKARAKKWGITDLNRKYSMTDMAKGDVMFAATGVTSGSMLKGVRRFHNGAETHSIVMRSKTGTVRWVSAHHNFSIKTGLPSWA from the coding sequence ATGGACCGCAACCTTGCGCTGGAAGCGGTGCGGGTGACCGAGGCGGCAGCCCTCGCGGCCTCCAAGCTCATGGGACGCGGCGACGAGAAGATGGCCGACCAGGCCGCCGTCGATGCGATGCGCACGTCGCTCAACTCGCTGGCCATCGAGGGCACCGTCGTGATCGGCGAGGGTGAGCGCGACGAAGCGCCGATGCTCTATATCGGCGAGAAGGTCGGCATGGGCGGCGGCCCGAAGATCGACATCGCGCTCGATCCGCTGGAAGGCACGACCATCACCGCCAAGGGCTTGCCCAATTCGCTCGCCGTGATGGCGATGGCCGAGCATGGCGGGTTCCTCAATGCGCCCGACGTCTACATGGACAAGATCGCCGTCGGCGGCGGCCTGCCGGAAGGTATCGTCGACCTCGACAAGAGCGTGTCGGAGAATCTCAAGGATCTGGCGAAGGCCAAGCAGGTCGACGTCCTCGACCTGGTGGTCTGCATTCTCGACCGGCCGCGCCATTCCGAACTGATCGCCAAGGTCCGTGAGGCCGGCGCGCGCATCATGCTGATCGGAGACGGCGACGTGTCGGGCGTGATCGCCACCTCGACCGGCGATTCGGGCATCGATATCTACATGGGTTCGGGCGGCGCGCCGGAAGGCGTGCTCGCGGCGGCGGCCTTGCGTGCGATCGGCGGCCAGATCCAGGGTCGCCTGCTGTTCCGCAACGACGACGAGAAGGCCCGCGCCAAGAAGTGGGGCATCACCGACCTCAACCGCAAATACTCGATGACCGACATGGCCAAGGGCGACGTGATGTTCGCGGCGACGGGCGTCACCTCGGGTTCGATGCTGAAGGGCGTGCGCCGCTTCCACAACGGCGCCGAGACCCATTCGATCGTGATGCGCTCCAAGACCGGCACCGTGCGCTGGGTCTCGGCGCACCACAATTTCTCGATCAAGACCGGCCTGCCGAGCTGGGCGTAA
- a CDS encoding DUF2252 domain-containing protein, producing MSNVTRLPTKTGVPEAERPVHSVPANDLVAAGKRLRDAVPRASQGVWKRHKDRPDPLELLQASDVGRVPELIPIKYGRMLKSPFTFYRGAAGVMAADLATTPSMGVNVQACGDCHLLNFGGFATPERNIAFDINDFDETLPASWEWDVKRLVASFVLAARSNGLSNSAGRDAAVNCARSYRERLREVAEMSPLEAWYAHISAEDVIARLDDAGLKKRVRRRIDKAQEEGGSDVDYPKLAEMVGGQVHIKDQPPLIFHADATREEGFRDFLDKALAEYRETLPDDRRALLDRYRLVDVAIKVVGIGSVGRYCSIGLFMSSSNEPLFLQFKQAVASVLEPYAGKSLYSHSGQRVVQGQRLMQSSSDVFLGWLTGLEGRQVYVRQLRDAKIKPLVETFDRSMLAIYGELCGWALARAHGRASHPWLISGYLGSSDAFDVAMGNFAVAYADQAERDHAALKAAVSAGKIQVHVEEDR from the coding sequence ATGAGCAACGTGACAAGGCTGCCAACCAAGACCGGCGTGCCAGAAGCCGAGCGTCCAGTGCACTCAGTGCCAGCGAATGATCTCGTCGCAGCCGGCAAGCGCCTGCGCGACGCGGTCCCGCGGGCGAGCCAGGGCGTGTGGAAGCGGCACAAGGACCGGCCGGACCCGCTCGAGCTTCTTCAGGCCTCCGATGTCGGTCGCGTTCCTGAACTGATCCCGATTAAGTATGGCCGGATGCTGAAGTCGCCGTTCACGTTCTACCGGGGAGCGGCTGGCGTCATGGCCGCCGACCTCGCCACGACTCCCTCGATGGGGGTCAATGTCCAGGCCTGCGGTGACTGCCATCTGTTGAACTTTGGCGGATTCGCTACGCCCGAACGCAACATTGCCTTCGACATCAACGACTTTGATGAAACGCTGCCGGCTTCTTGGGAGTGGGACGTCAAGCGGTTGGTCGCCTCGTTCGTGCTGGCGGCCAGGTCCAATGGCCTGTCGAACTCGGCTGGTCGCGACGCGGCCGTGAACTGTGCCCGCAGTTATCGCGAGCGACTACGGGAAGTCGCGGAGATGAGTCCGCTGGAGGCTTGGTACGCACATATCAGTGCAGAGGATGTCATCGCCCGGCTCGACGACGCGGGTTTGAAGAAGCGCGTGCGGCGCCGGATCGATAAGGCACAGGAGGAGGGCGGATCGGACGTCGACTACCCGAAGCTGGCCGAAATGGTCGGCGGTCAGGTACATATCAAGGACCAGCCTCCGCTGATATTCCACGCCGATGCAACACGTGAAGAAGGCTTCCGAGATTTCCTGGACAAGGCGTTGGCCGAGTATCGGGAGACGCTCCCCGACGACCGGCGCGCGCTACTGGACCGCTACCGCCTTGTGGATGTGGCCATAAAGGTCGTGGGGATTGGCAGTGTCGGGCGGTACTGCTCCATTGGCCTGTTCATGTCCTCGTCCAATGAGCCTCTGTTTCTGCAGTTCAAGCAGGCTGTCGCATCGGTGCTCGAGCCTTACGCGGGCAAGAGCCTCTATAGTCACTCGGGCCAGCGCGTGGTTCAGGGGCAGCGCCTGATGCAATCCTCGTCAGATGTCTTTCTTGGCTGGTTGACGGGTCTCGAAGGCCGTCAGGTCTACGTGCGTCAGTTGCGTGACGCGAAGATCAAGCCACTCGTCGAAACGTTTGATCGCAGCATGCTGGCGATCTACGGCGAACTCTGTGGTTGGGCGCTGGCGCGGGCGCATGGCCGGGCCAGCCATCCGTGGCTGATCAGCGGCTACCTTGGTAGCAGCGATGCCTTCGACGTGGCCATGGGGAATTTTGCGGTTGCCTACGCCGACCAGGCCGAGCGCGACCACGCCGCCCTCAAGGCTGCCGTAAGTGCCGGCAAGATTCAGGTCCACGTTGAGGAAGACAGGTAG
- a CDS encoding LL-diaminopimelate aminotransferase, with protein sequence MDDSEFHRLKRLPPYVFAEVNAMKARARGAGQDVIDLGMGNPDLPTAPHIVAKLAEAAANPRAHGYSASRGIPGLRKAQAAYYSRRFGVELDPDSEVIVTLGSKEGLANLAQAITSPGDTVLVPNPSYPIHPYGFIIAGGSVRHIPVPGSTSIEEFLPALERAVRHAVPKPLALVLNYPSNPTAQVVDLDFYGAIVDFCKREGIWILSDLAYAEIYFDGVPPPSVLQVPGARDIAIEFTSMSKTYSMAGWRMGFAAGNKTLIQALTRIKSYLDYGAFTPIQVAATAALNGPQDCIAEARNTYKERRDVLIEGLKGAGWDLPAPSASMFAWAPLPKEFAELGSLAFSKLLLTQANVAVSPGIGFGEHGDAHVRIALVENKHRIRQAVRNIRTVMADPGRAIDLYLRGVGDNITPIKARA encoded by the coding sequence ATGGACGACTCGGAATTTCACCGCCTGAAGCGCCTGCCGCCCTACGTGTTCGCGGAAGTGAACGCCATGAAGGCTCGCGCCCGTGGCGCCGGTCAGGACGTCATCGATCTCGGCATGGGCAATCCCGACCTGCCGACCGCGCCGCACATCGTGGCCAAGCTCGCCGAGGCCGCCGCCAACCCGCGCGCCCATGGCTACTCGGCGTCGCGTGGCATCCCGGGCCTCCGCAAGGCGCAGGCTGCCTACTACTCGCGCCGTTTCGGCGTCGAACTCGATCCTGATTCCGAAGTCATCGTGACCCTGGGATCGAAGGAGGGGCTGGCCAACCTCGCGCAGGCGATTACCTCGCCGGGCGACACGGTGCTGGTGCCGAACCCCAGCTATCCAATCCATCCCTACGGCTTCATCATCGCAGGCGGTTCGGTGCGCCACATTCCGGTGCCGGGCTCGACCTCGATCGAGGAGTTCCTGCCGGCGCTGGAGCGCGCCGTGCGCCATGCCGTGCCGAAGCCGCTGGCGCTGGTGCTGAACTATCCGTCGAACCCGACGGCGCAGGTCGTCGATCTCGATTTCTATGGAGCCATCGTCGATTTCTGCAAGCGCGAGGGCATCTGGATCCTGTCCGACCTCGCCTATGCCGAGATCTACTTCGACGGCGTGCCGCCACCGTCCGTGCTGCAGGTTCCGGGCGCCCGCGACATTGCCATCGAGTTCACCTCGATGAGCAAGACCTACTCGATGGCCGGCTGGCGCATGGGCTTCGCGGCCGGCAACAAGACGCTCATCCAGGCGCTGACCCGCATCAAGTCCTACCTCGACTACGGCGCCTTCACGCCGATCCAGGTCGCGGCGACGGCGGCGTTGAACGGGCCACAGGATTGCATCGCCGAGGCGCGCAACACCTACAAGGAGCGCCGCGACGTCCTGATCGAAGGGCTGAAGGGCGCGGGCTGGGACCTGCCGGCTCCGTCGGCGAGCATGTTCGCCTGGGCGCCGCTGCCCAAGGAATTTGCCGAGCTGGGCTCGCTGGCCTTCTCGAAGCTGCTGCTGACCCAGGCCAATGTCGCGGTCTCGCCCGGCATCGGATTCGGCGAGCACGGCGACGCTCATGTCCGCATTGCCCTGGTCGAGAACAAGCACCGGATCCGCCAGGCCGTCCGCAACATCCGCACGGTGATGGCCGACCCCGGTCGCGCCATCGACCTCTACCTGCGGGGCGTTGGGGACAATATCACGCCGATCAAGGCTCGCGCCTGA
- a CDS encoding PHA/PHB synthase family protein, which yields MSDTPAPTALGGLSPEESAKLQEAFKDIATRSQKLLQDFSQKYQSEGPQPTDPLHLTQTFMDFTAKMMADPNRLVQAQVELWQQYMKLWQVTAQRMMGQTVEPVAEPARGDKRFNDPAWKDEVVFDYLKQSYLLTARWLQGTIKEVEGVDEKTAKKVDFYTRQFIDAVSPSNFAMTNPQVVKATVESKGENLLKGLKNLLGDLERGKGNLAIRQTDMDAFKVGGNVATSPGKVVFQNDVIQLIQYAPATEEVYEVPLLIVPPWINKFYILDLKPENSFIKWATEQGYTVFVVSWVNPDERLAKMVFEDYMNQGPLAALDAIEKATGARKVSAIGYCIGGTLMAATLAYMAARGDDRIAACTFFTAQVDFSEPGELGVFIDEDQLASVEEMMSKKGYLEGSEMATTFNMLRANDLIWSFVVNNYLMGKDPFPFDLLFWNADATRMPAAMHSFYLRNMYQKNLLSQPGGIVIDNVPIDLRKIQIPVYIQAGKEDHIAPARSVYKATQIFSGPARFMLAGSGHIAGVVNPPRNKKYQHWLNETAKNPPTLAEWQAGAQEFPGSWWHDWDKWLSALSGAKVPARVPGAGGLPALEDAPGSYVKVRSGEQ from the coding sequence ATGTCCGACACGCCCGCCCCCACGGCCCTTGGCGGCCTGTCGCCGGAGGAGTCCGCGAAGCTCCAGGAGGCCTTCAAGGACATCGCGACGCGCAGTCAGAAGCTGCTGCAGGATTTTTCCCAGAAGTACCAGTCCGAAGGACCGCAGCCGACCGATCCGCTGCACCTCACCCAGACCTTCATGGACTTCACGGCCAAGATGATGGCTGACCCGAACCGGCTGGTTCAGGCGCAGGTCGAACTCTGGCAGCAGTACATGAAGCTCTGGCAGGTCACGGCCCAGCGCATGATGGGCCAGACGGTCGAGCCGGTGGCGGAGCCCGCGCGCGGCGACAAGCGCTTCAACGATCCCGCCTGGAAGGACGAGGTCGTCTTCGATTACCTGAAGCAGTCCTATCTGCTCACGGCGCGCTGGCTGCAGGGGACGATCAAGGAAGTCGAGGGCGTCGACGAGAAGACCGCCAAGAAGGTGGACTTCTACACCCGCCAGTTCATCGACGCGGTGTCGCCCTCGAACTTCGCCATGACCAATCCGCAGGTCGTCAAGGCGACAGTCGAGTCCAAGGGCGAGAACCTTCTCAAGGGCCTCAAGAACCTGCTGGGCGATCTCGAGCGCGGCAAGGGCAACCTCGCCATCCGCCAGACCGACATGGATGCCTTCAAGGTCGGCGGCAACGTCGCCACCTCGCCCGGCAAGGTCGTCTTCCAGAACGACGTCATCCAGCTCATCCAGTACGCGCCCGCGACCGAAGAGGTCTACGAGGTGCCGTTGCTGATCGTGCCGCCGTGGATCAACAAGTTCTACATCCTCGACCTCAAGCCCGAGAACTCGTTCATCAAGTGGGCGACCGAACAGGGCTACACGGTGTTCGTGGTCTCCTGGGTCAATCCCGACGAGCGCCTCGCGAAGATGGTGTTCGAGGACTATATGAACCAGGGCCCGCTCGCGGCGCTCGACGCCATCGAGAAGGCGACGGGCGCGCGCAAGGTCTCGGCAATCGGCTACTGCATCGGCGGCACGCTGATGGCCGCGACGCTCGCCTACATGGCCGCGCGCGGCGACGACCGCATCGCCGCCTGCACCTTCTTCACCGCCCAGGTCGACTTCAGCGAACCGGGCGAACTCGGCGTCTTCATCGACGAGGACCAGCTCGCCAGCGTCGAGGAGATGATGAGCAAGAAGGGCTATCTCGAAGGCAGCGAGATGGCAACGACCTTCAACATGCTGCGCGCCAACGATCTCATATGGTCGTTCGTCGTGAACAACTACCTGATGGGCAAGGACCCCTTCCCCTTCGACCTGCTGTTCTGGAACGCCGACGCCACGCGCATGCCCGCAGCGATGCACAGCTTCTACCTGCGCAACATGTACCAGAAGAACCTGCTCAGCCAGCCGGGCGGCATCGTCATCGACAACGTGCCGATCGACCTGCGCAAGATCCAGATCCCCGTCTATATCCAGGCCGGCAAGGAAGACCACATAGCGCCGGCACGCTCGGTCTACAAGGCGACGCAGATCTTCAGCGGTCCGGCGCGCTTCATGCTGGCGGGCTCGGGTCACATCGCGGGCGTCGTCAATCCGCCGCGCAACAAGAAGTACCAGCACTGGCTGAACGAGACGGCGAAGAACCCTCCGACTCTGGCCGAATGGCAGGCCGGCGCCCAGGAATTCCCGGGCTCGTGGTGGCACGACTGGGACAAGTGGCTGTCGGCCCTGTCGGGCGCGAAGGTCCCGGCGCGCGTACCTGGCGCCGGTGGATTGCCTGCACTCGAGGATGCGCCCGGCAGCTACGTGAAGGTCCGCTCCGGCGAGCAGTAA
- a CDS encoding OmpA family protein, giving the protein MQRPQDTIGSGRWLGLLGVSAFALLTGCGWFDGSAPVGPPPRPGVERDVAPASALPPAPGNRQYDAAVTAGDETRNTTASIGSVISAKGGQKAQKEALEKEQAERDRKDREARLEREAADKELKSKEKQEGAPAAAPAAAPVGAPPVGAGTITSDPAPVSAPVPPPAPVTTAPMAPPSAAPDPATAPTPVPAPAPAGNPNRAFTPPPNWTPPGAEPGSVTTGAPPASPAPPAAAPPPAPPADPNKAFAPQPGWKPSGVDVGSLLPLAPLPVALAASDFADDACGEPMPAMANIAAAQSGAVPFSSLKSPPFDGSIQVALIQFGQASAGLDETDQAVLARVAEIQRDNGGTVRIVGHAAADAVSIAQSDNFDVSRHRALAVARQLLRLGVPADQLMAEAASDDEPIYQTSTARGLAANRRADVFIDF; this is encoded by the coding sequence ATGCAGCGACCCCAGGACACGATCGGCAGCGGCCGCTGGCTCGGCCTGCTCGGAGTGTCTGCGTTCGCCCTTTTGACGGGCTGCGGCTGGTTCGACGGCTCCGCACCTGTCGGTCCGCCGCCGCGTCCCGGCGTCGAGCGCGACGTCGCGCCCGCCAGTGCCCTTCCGCCGGCGCCAGGCAACCGCCAGTACGATGCGGCGGTCACCGCAGGAGACGAAACGCGCAACACAACGGCGTCAATCGGCTCGGTGATTTCGGCCAAGGGCGGGCAGAAGGCACAGAAGGAAGCACTCGAGAAGGAGCAAGCCGAGCGCGACCGCAAGGACCGCGAGGCACGCCTCGAGCGGGAAGCTGCCGACAAGGAACTGAAGAGCAAGGAGAAGCAGGAGGGAGCGCCTGCCGCGGCTCCGGCCGCCGCTCCGGTCGGTGCTCCGCCCGTCGGTGCCGGCACCATCACGTCTGATCCGGCGCCGGTTTCGGCACCCGTGCCGCCGCCGGCTCCGGTGACCACGGCGCCGATGGCGCCGCCGTCTGCCGCGCCCGATCCCGCGACAGCACCGACGCCCGTGCCGGCGCCGGCACCTGCGGGAAATCCGAACCGGGCATTCACTCCGCCACCGAATTGGACGCCGCCGGGAGCGGAGCCGGGGTCTGTGACGACCGGTGCACCGCCAGCCTCTCCCGCGCCGCCCGCCGCGGCGCCCCCACCGGCACCGCCGGCAGATCCGAACAAGGCCTTCGCGCCGCAGCCGGGCTGGAAACCGTCGGGCGTCGACGTGGGATCGCTGCTGCCTCTGGCGCCACTGCCGGTGGCACTCGCGGCTTCTGACTTCGCGGACGATGCCTGCGGCGAGCCGATGCCCGCCATGGCCAACATCGCCGCCGCCCAATCGGGTGCGGTGCCGTTCAGCAGCCTCAAGTCGCCGCCCTTCGATGGGTCGATCCAGGTTGCCCTGATCCAGTTCGGCCAGGCCTCGGCAGGCCTCGACGAAACCGACCAGGCCGTGCTCGCCCGCGTGGCCGAGATTCAGCGCGATAACGGCGGGACCGTGCGCATCGTTGGCCATGCTGCCGCGGATGCGGTGTCGATCGCTCAATCGGACAACTTCGACGTATCGCGCCATCGCGCGCTCGCGGTCGCGCGGCAATTGCTCCGTCTCGGCGTGCCCGCCGACCAGCTGATGGCGGAAGCCGCTTCCGACGACGAACCGATCTATCAGACCAGCACTGCTCGCGGCCTCGCCGCAAACCGGCGCGCCGACGTCTTCATCGATTTCTAG
- the recJ gene encoding single-stranded-DNA-specific exonuclease RecJ, producing MSDSFRNERAAFLGVERSLTGKRWATRLGDERLALAIAQRHGLPDAISRLLAARDVDLDSVADFLEPTLRKFLPDPSHLKDMDAAVARLVRAVQTGERIVVFGDYDVDGATSSALLLRFFRAVGGNIGVYIPDRRKEGYGPNAPALLKIREEGASVVVTVDCGITAFEPLAEARRVGLDLIVIDHHMAEIALPEAVAVVDPNRIDDASPHKHLAAVGVAFLLAVGVNRALRDANWYGTSRPEPDLRQWLDLVALGTVCDVVPLLGVNRALVRAGLQVMAQRRNVGLSALADVARLKETPEAYHLGFLLGPRVNAGGRVGQADLGARLLSSDDPHEVGALAIRLDEFNAERRAIERDVLDQAITRIEGLYGADRQNLPSVLLVESEGWHVGVIGIVASRLVERYGRPAFVIGMDGALGKGSGRSVRGVDLGAAVIAARQEGLLVNGGGHAMAAGLTVARDSLPELMRFLDGRIAPQLGAAPPVRELGIDAALAPAAATKELISMIERVGPFGSGNAQPRFALTGVRVSYAQPVGEGHVRCTLVGAERGRVDAIAFRANQSELGPALLDSARPVLHVAGALKIDRFGGRETVRLQIDDAASAAGSVLA from the coding sequence ATGTCCGATTCCTTCAGAAACGAGCGCGCAGCATTCCTCGGCGTCGAGCGCTCGCTGACGGGAAAGCGCTGGGCCACGCGGCTCGGCGACGAGCGGCTGGCGTTGGCCATCGCACAGCGTCACGGCCTGCCCGATGCAATCAGCCGCCTGCTGGCGGCTCGCGACGTCGACCTCGACTCTGTTGCTGACTTTCTCGAACCGACTCTTCGCAAGTTCCTGCCCGATCCCTCGCACCTGAAGGACATGGATGCCGCCGTGGCGCGCCTCGTCCGGGCCGTGCAGACGGGCGAGCGCATCGTGGTGTTCGGCGATTACGACGTGGATGGTGCGACCTCCTCGGCGCTGCTGCTGCGCTTCTTTCGGGCGGTCGGCGGCAATATCGGCGTCTATATTCCGGACCGCCGCAAGGAAGGCTACGGCCCCAATGCGCCGGCGCTGCTGAAGATCAGGGAAGAGGGCGCCTCCGTCGTCGTCACGGTCGATTGCGGCATCACCGCCTTCGAGCCGCTGGCCGAGGCCAGGCGTGTGGGCCTCGACCTCATCGTGATCGACCATCATATGGCGGAAATCGCGCTGCCCGAGGCGGTGGCCGTGGTCGATCCCAACCGGATCGACGATGCCAGTCCCCACAAGCATCTTGCCGCCGTCGGCGTCGCGTTCCTGCTGGCCGTCGGCGTCAACCGGGCGCTGCGCGACGCCAACTGGTACGGCACCTCGCGACCCGAGCCCGACCTTCGGCAATGGCTCGATCTCGTGGCCCTGGGCACGGTCTGCGACGTAGTCCCGCTGCTCGGCGTCAACCGCGCGCTGGTGAGGGCGGGCCTGCAGGTCATGGCTCAGCGGCGCAATGTGGGCCTCTCGGCGCTGGCCGACGTCGCCCGCCTCAAGGAAACGCCGGAAGCCTACCACCTCGGCTTTCTGCTGGGCCCCCGGGTCAATGCCGGCGGCCGGGTCGGCCAGGCCGATCTCGGCGCGCGCCTGCTGTCGAGCGACGACCCGCACGAGGTCGGGGCGCTCGCGATCCGGCTCGATGAATTCAATGCCGAGCGACGCGCCATAGAGCGCGATGTGCTCGACCAGGCGATCACGCGCATCGAGGGCCTGTACGGCGCCGACCGCCAGAACCTCCCGTCGGTGCTGCTGGTCGAGAGCGAGGGTTGGCATGTCGGCGTGATCGGCATCGTGGCGAGCCGCCTGGTCGAGCGTTACGGCCGGCCGGCTTTCGTGATCGGCATGGACGGGGCGTTGGGCAAGGGCTCGGGCCGCTCGGTGCGTGGCGTCGATCTCGGAGCGGCGGTGATCGCGGCACGGCAGGAAGGTCTGCTGGTCAATGGAGGCGGGCATGCGATGGCCGCCGGCCTCACCGTGGCGCGCGATTCGCTGCCCGAACTGATGCGCTTCCTCGACGGGCGGATCGCGCCCCAACTCGGCGCCGCCCCGCCGGTTCGTGAATTGGGGATCGATGCCGCGCTCGCTCCCGCGGCGGCCACCAAGGAACTCATCTCGATGATCGAGCGTGTCGGACCATTCGGCTCCGGCAACGCCCAGCCGCGATTTGCCCTCACCGGCGTGCGCGTCAGTTATGCCCAGCCCGTCGGGGAGGGGCATGTTCGCTGTACCCTGGTCGGCGCCGAGCGCGGCCGGGTCGACGCCATCGCCTTCCGGGCCAATCAGAGCGAGCTGGGACCGGCGCTTCTGGATTCCGCGCGGCCCGTGCTGCATGTTGCCGGAGCGCTCAAAATCGACCGCTTCGGCGGCCGGGAGACGGTGCGCCTTCAGATCGATGACGCTGCATCGGCAGCCGGCTCCGTGCTTGCTTGA